A DNA window from Haloactinospora alba contains the following coding sequences:
- a CDS encoding amidohydrolase family protein, with the protein MMHTLNPESLEDGTRLLLPELLLLPEGPVRDHAVVVADGRFHAVGPARLLCDRYPHLSPVPLHGQLLMPGFVDAHHHLTQSFGTSLAFGEPSEIFRRVWLPLEGALDEESAYLAAKLACLEALRGGFTTVTDAGTRAPVDTDVLAAAARDTGIRCVLGLVCNDLSPEGKTAVDTGTVLAGAEKHLSRYTGADLVHPTLAVSIPEVATERTLRTTGRMAAEAGTVVQVHVNEHLAAVERSLVQHGMRPLEYLHAVGAVGPQLLAAHATLLTPGELGLLRDSGAAVSYNPVASAWKGNAVARAGAMAEQGIRFGLGTDGTRGDAFRLVDAAEFAQRLTHGLADGDPSCGGGWTWLDHGTRLSAEAVGLGGATGEVVEGRAADFLLLDITGPEMRPSWDTPWELVRLAGRDQITATVVAGRLCLWRGWPRSWDGPELVERAAEVGQRVVEEAPITRTHPVSTHHRPFRGRASESRGERA; encoded by the coding sequence ATGATGCACACCCTGAACCCCGAATCCCTGGAAGACGGAACCCGCCTTCTGCTTCCGGAACTCCTCCTGCTGCCGGAGGGGCCGGTGCGCGACCACGCCGTGGTCGTGGCCGACGGCCGCTTCCACGCGGTCGGGCCGGCGCGGCTGTTGTGCGACCGCTACCCCCACCTGAGCCCGGTTCCCCTCCACGGCCAGCTGCTCATGCCCGGCTTCGTCGACGCGCACCACCACCTCACCCAGAGCTTCGGCACCTCCCTGGCGTTCGGGGAACCCTCCGAGATCTTCCGCCGCGTGTGGCTGCCGCTGGAGGGTGCCCTCGACGAGGAGAGCGCCTACCTCGCGGCGAAACTCGCCTGCCTGGAGGCGCTTCGGGGAGGTTTCACCACCGTCACCGACGCCGGCACCCGGGCACCGGTGGACACCGACGTTCTCGCGGCGGCCGCGCGGGACACCGGAATCCGGTGCGTCCTGGGGCTCGTCTGCAACGACCTGTCCCCGGAGGGCAAGACCGCCGTGGACACCGGAACGGTCCTCGCCGGAGCGGAGAAGCACCTCTCCCGCTACACCGGTGCGGACCTCGTCCACCCCACCCTGGCGGTCTCCATCCCGGAGGTCGCCACGGAGCGGACGCTGCGCACCACCGGCCGGATGGCGGCCGAGGCGGGCACGGTGGTGCAGGTCCACGTCAACGAGCACCTGGCGGCGGTCGAACGTTCCCTGGTCCAGCACGGGATGCGCCCGCTGGAGTACCTGCACGCGGTGGGGGCGGTGGGCCCGCAGCTGCTCGCCGCGCACGCCACGCTGCTCACCCCGGGCGAGCTGGGACTGCTGCGCGACAGCGGAGCCGCGGTCAGCTACAACCCGGTCGCCAGCGCGTGGAAGGGGAACGCGGTGGCGCGGGCCGGCGCCATGGCCGAACAGGGCATCCGGTTCGGCCTGGGCACCGACGGAACACGCGGGGACGCGTTCCGGCTGGTCGACGCCGCCGAGTTCGCCCAGCGCCTCACCCACGGGCTCGCCGACGGCGACCCCTCCTGCGGGGGCGGATGGACCTGGCTGGACCACGGGACGCGGCTCTCCGCGGAGGCGGTCGGCCTGGGCGGGGCCACGGGCGAGGTCGTAGAGGGCAGAGCGGCCGACTTCCTGCTGCTCGACATCACCGGACCGGAGATGCGCCCGTCCTGGGACACACCGTGGGAGCTGGTCCGGCTCGCCGGGCGGGACCAGATCACCGCCACCGTCGTCGCCGGCCGGCTGTGCCTGTGGCGGGGATGGCCGCGCTCCTGGGACGGGCCGGAGCTGGTGGAGCGGGCCGCCGAGGTCGGGCAGCGGGTGGTGGAGGAGGCGCCCATCACCCGTACCCACCCGGTGTCCACACACCACCGCCCCTTCCGCGGGCGAGCGTCCGAGAGCCGGGGGGAGCGAGCATGA
- a CDS encoding uracil-xanthine permease family protein, which produces MTTGTTSATPHPVDQYRPLHRMLLFGLQHVLVMAATPISSVFLVSATLGLDTDLTVNLLSAAFLLSGLGSLLQSLGPWKLGARLPFVMLPGGAPLVLFLAIAEQHGPRTATGAVLITGVFYFVVLPLFSRLLRFFPRLVIGTMITIVGVNLVKVGALLVTGEPGTAEFGDPRNLLLGMATIGFTVLLYLVFSGVLRQLAVMLGMAAGTALAFALGAVGTAPGGSGGLLQVPQPLPFGAPEFSLMASLPLLIYSLASMAEATGQTVINAETVGKEVDARRDAPKTIRGDAIVSLSGGVFGLPLMVTSGENIGIVRVTGVRSRFVTVAAGLILILIGFCAPVTGLISTIPSAVVGGTAMVVFGVITVLGVQTLARADLDDHTNTFIAAVALSLGLLPILVPDVYANFPDNARILLESGVAVGAITAAVLNALFHHVRPRLASRRTPTPAAEV; this is translated from the coding sequence ATGACCACCGGAACCACCTCCGCAACCCCCCATCCCGTCGACCAGTACCGCCCCCTGCACCGGATGCTCCTCTTCGGCCTCCAGCACGTCCTGGTCATGGCCGCCACTCCCATCTCCAGTGTCTTCCTCGTCAGCGCCACGCTCGGCCTGGACACCGACCTCACCGTCAACCTCCTGTCGGCCGCCTTCCTCCTCTCCGGGCTGGGATCCCTGCTGCAGTCGCTGGGCCCGTGGAAGCTCGGGGCGCGGCTGCCCTTCGTGATGCTGCCGGGCGGCGCGCCCCTCGTGCTGTTCCTGGCCATCGCCGAGCAGCACGGTCCGCGGACCGCCACCGGCGCGGTACTGATCACCGGAGTCTTCTACTTCGTCGTGCTCCCCCTCTTCTCCCGCCTGCTGCGCTTCTTCCCGAGGCTCGTCATCGGGACGATGATCACCATCGTGGGCGTGAACCTCGTGAAAGTGGGCGCGCTCCTGGTCACCGGAGAGCCGGGAACCGCCGAGTTCGGCGACCCGCGCAACCTCCTGCTCGGCATGGCCACCATCGGCTTCACCGTGCTGCTCTACCTGGTCTTCTCCGGGGTGCTGCGCCAGCTCGCGGTGATGCTGGGCATGGCGGCGGGAACAGCGCTGGCGTTCGCGCTCGGCGCCGTGGGCACCGCCCCGGGAGGTTCGGGCGGGCTCCTGCAGGTGCCCCAGCCCCTCCCGTTCGGCGCCCCCGAGTTCAGCCTCATGGCGTCCCTGCCGCTGCTGATCTACAGCCTCGCCTCCATGGCCGAGGCCACCGGCCAGACCGTCATCAACGCCGAGACCGTCGGCAAGGAGGTCGACGCGCGCCGCGACGCCCCCAAGACCATCCGCGGCGACGCGATCGTCTCGCTGTCCGGCGGGGTCTTCGGACTCCCCCTCATGGTCACCAGCGGAGAGAACATCGGCATCGTCCGGGTGACCGGGGTGCGCAGCCGCTTCGTCACCGTGGCCGCCGGCCTCATCCTGATCCTCATCGGTTTCTGCGCCCCCGTCACCGGCCTCATCAGCACCATCCCCTCGGCCGTGGTCGGCGGGACGGCGATGGTGGTCTTCGGCGTCATCACCGTGCTGGGCGTCCAGACACTCGCCCGCGCCGACCTGGACGACCACACCAACACCTTCATCGCGGCCGTGGCCCTCTCCCTGGGACTGCTCCCGATCCTCGTCCCGGACGTGTACGCGAACTTCCCCGACAACGCGCGGATACTGCTGGAGAGCGGCGTCGCGGTGGGCGCGATCACCGCCGCCGTGCTGAACGCCCTCTTCCACCACGTCCGCCCCCGTCTGGCCTCCCGGAGAACCCCCACGCCGGCGGCGGAGGTCTAG
- a CDS encoding SDR family oxidoreductase, with protein MARSSTGFRRRTSCGTPQPEPHPTGKLVPAEDLCSVVLFLASEESRSLTGQTILVDGGLSTGSALLSLSPHGRP; from the coding sequence ATGGCCCGATCATCGACCGGTTTCCGGAGGCGGACAAGCTGCGGGACACCACAACCAGAGCCGCACCCCACGGGAAAGCTCGTCCCCGCCGAGGACCTCTGCTCCGTCGTCCTGTTCCTGGCCTCGGAAGAGTCCCGGAGCCTGACCGGACAGACCATTCTCGTGGACGGTGGACTGTCGACAGGATCGGCGTTGCTCTCCCTCTCACCGCATGGACGACCATGA